The following are from one region of the Novosphingobium humi genome:
- a CDS encoding response regulator transcription factor — MTAKSILLVEDDPALRLLTARALRANGYDVRTASTGAEMWVMLDSAPADLIVLDIMLPGTTGIELFRRLRKESDTPVIFVSARGSEEDRVLGLELGADDYLAKPFSTRELIARIGAVLRRGGSDEERSPAQKMLTFDGWSLSLSRHELRSPEGALVDLTGAEFDLLATFLGQPQRVIGRQRLIELSRTRLSDSSDRSIDVLVSRLRRKLSNPNGQAPIATVRGIGYMFTAEVARH, encoded by the coding sequence ATGACAGCAAAATCCATCCTGCTTGTAGAAGACGATCCGGCGCTGCGCCTGCTGACGGCGCGGGCGCTGCGGGCCAATGGCTATGACGTGCGCACGGCCAGCACGGGCGCGGAAATGTGGGTCATGCTCGACAGCGCGCCGGCCGATCTGATCGTGCTGGACATCATGCTGCCGGGCACCACGGGCATCGAACTGTTCCGCCGGTTGCGCAAGGAATCGGACACGCCCGTCATCTTTGTTTCCGCGCGCGGCAGCGAGGAGGACCGCGTTCTGGGCCTCGAACTGGGCGCGGATGATTATCTGGCCAAGCCTTTCAGCACGCGTGAACTGATCGCGCGCATCGGGGCCGTGCTGCGGCGCGGCGGCAGCGATGAAGAGCGCAGCCCCGCCCAGAAGATGCTGACTTTCGATGGCTGGTCGCTCTCGCTCTCGCGTCACGAATTGCGCTCGCCCGAAGGCGCGCTGGTCGATCTGACCGGGGCCGAATTCGATCTGCTGGCTACGTTCCTTGGCCAGCCCCAGCGCGTGATCGGGCGCCAGCGCCTGATCGAGCTTTCGCGCACGCGCCTGTCCGACAGCTCGGACCGCAGCATCGACGTGCTGGTCAGCCGTCTGCGCCGAAAACTGTCCAACCCCAACGGCCAGGCCCCGATCGCCACCGTGCGCGGCATCGGCTATATGTTCACCGCCGAGGTTGCCCGCCATTGA
- a CDS encoding CocE/NonD family hydrolase yields the protein MKLLRSGAFLALAFAIAAPAGAQNAVTPMTPDVVKSYGEVRADADFTLREVMIPMRDGTKLYTAIVFKKGAKNAPILISRSPYNAHGDVTRTASQKITEILPAMDAEFAEDGYIRVYQDIRGMHKSDGDWVLNRPIAGPLNKTGIDESTDAYDTIDWLVKNVPESNGKVGIIGSSYLGFTSLMALINPHPALKAAVPQSPMVDGWMGDDWFHNGAFRVNSFDYMVEMSVGKGDADAKIPRGAGDDYSAYLEAGSAGDFARKWGIDGIPGVRKLMENPAYTPFWSLQAVDKWLAARPLSVPTMLVVGQWDQEDSYGAPAVYRALEPKDTANDKLSLVIGPWRHSGVNHYGYELGDVSFTGDTAHEFRVKWLKPFFDHWLKDAPDPHTPPVLTYATGINQWEVSQKWDDAKMTPLYLGAGGGLSFTPGAAGHDDYVSDPAHPVPFLPRPLSMSDRKQWTTWLVHDQRFVEDRPDVLTYKSAPLDKPIHIKGAPRVDLYAATTGTDSDWVVKLIDVAPDTTPEAASQGAKPANPGFELPLGIEIFRGRYVHGFATPAPWKPGKVENVRFDLPNINHVLLPGHRLMVQVQSSLFPLYDRNPQTYVANIFNARPGDYKAATQSIQRGGATASAVLLPIAQD from the coding sequence ATGAAACTGCTTCGTTCCGGCGCGTTCCTTGCGCTGGCCTTTGCTATTGCCGCGCCCGCAGGCGCGCAAAATGCCGTGACGCCGATGACGCCCGATGTGGTCAAATCCTATGGCGAGGTGCGCGCCGATGCCGATTTCACCCTGCGCGAGGTGATGATCCCGATGCGCGACGGCACGAAACTCTATACCGCCATTGTGTTCAAGAAGGGCGCCAAGAACGCCCCCATCCTGATCTCGCGCAGCCCCTATAACGCGCATGGCGACGTGACGCGCACGGCCAGCCAGAAGATCACCGAGATCCTGCCCGCGATGGATGCCGAATTTGCCGAAGACGGCTATATCCGCGTCTATCAGGACATTCGGGGCATGCACAAATCCGATGGTGACTGGGTGCTCAACCGCCCCATCGCCGGGCCGCTCAACAAAACCGGCATTGATGAATCCACCGACGCCTATGACACGATTGACTGGCTGGTGAAGAATGTGCCCGAGAGCAACGGCAAGGTCGGCATCATCGGCAGTTCCTATCTGGGCTTCACCTCGCTGATGGCGCTGATCAATCCGCATCCCGCGCTCAAGGCCGCCGTGCCGCAAAGCCCGATGGTCGATGGCTGGATGGGCGATGACTGGTTTCACAACGGCGCGTTCCGGGTGAACAGCTTTGACTACATGGTTGAGATGAGCGTGGGCAAGGGCGATGCCGATGCCAAGATCCCGCGCGGCGCGGGCGACGATTACAGCGCCTATCTGGAGGCGGGATCGGCGGGCGATTTCGCGCGCAAATGGGGCATTGATGGCATTCCCGGCGTGCGCAAGCTGATGGAAAACCCAGCCTATACCCCGTTCTGGTCGCTGCAAGCCGTGGACAAATGGCTGGCCGCGCGGCCCCTGAGCGTGCCCACCATGCTGGTCGTGGGCCAATGGGATCAGGAGGATTCCTATGGCGCCCCCGCCGTCTATCGCGCGCTGGAGCCCAAGGACACCGCCAATGACAAGCTCTCGCTGGTGATCGGGCCGTGGCGGCATTCGGGGGTCAATCACTATGGCTATGAACTGGGCGATGTGAGTTTTACCGGCGACACGGCCCATGAATTTCGCGTCAAATGGCTCAAGCCCTTCTTCGACCACTGGCTGAAGGATGCGCCCGATCCGCATACGCCCCCGGTTTTGACCTATGCCACCGGCATCAACCAGTGGGAGGTCTCGCAGAAATGGGATGATGCGAAAATGACCCCGCTCTATCTGGGTGCGGGGGGCGGCCTGTCCTTTACGCCCGGCGCGGCGGGGCATGACGATTACGTCTCCGATCCGGCCCATCCGGTGCCCTTCCTGCCGCGCCCGCTGTCCATGAGCGACCGCAAGCAATGGACGACATGGCTGGTCCACGATCAGCGCTTTGTCGAGGACCGGCCCGATGTGTTGACCTATAAAAGCGCCCCTCTGGACAAGCCGATCCATATCAAGGGCGCGCCGCGCGTCGATCTCTATGCCGCCACCACGGGCACGGATTCCGACTGGGTGGTCAAGCTGATCGACGTTGCCCCCGACACAACGCCCGAGGCCGCCTCGCAAGGCGCCAAGCCTGCCAATCCCGGTTTCGAGCTGCCGCTGGGCATTGAGATTTTCCGGGGCCGCTATGTCCATGGTTTCGCCACGCCCGCCCCGTGGAAGCCGGGCAAGGTGGAAAATGTCCGCTTTGACCTGCCCAATATCAACCATGTGCTGCTGCCCGGACATCGCTTGATGGTGCAGGTGCAATCCAGCCTGTTCCCGCTTTATGACCGCAATCCGCAGACCTATGTGGCCAATATCTTCAACGCGCGGCCCGGCGATTACAAAGCCGCCACGCAAAGCATCCAGCGCGGCGGGGCCACGGCCAGCGCCGTCCTGTTGCCTATCGCGCAGGATTGA
- a CDS encoding carbonic anhydrase: MNELIGRVFSFEKTTFPASGELFNKLTTHGQSPKALMISCADSRIVPEQILQAQPGDLFVCRNAGNMVPSYGTQLGGVSATVEYAVMALGVRDIIVCGHSDCGAMKALSNPVGLERMPNVKAWLDHGAAAEHIVSTCRGHLEDKERVRAITLENIIAQIAHLRTHPSVASAIARGEMALHGWFVDIHAGQVLGLDGDTGHFVPMREDAPLPIAMPASRRIADETPIAEAAE; encoded by the coding sequence ATGAACGAACTGATTGGCCGCGTATTCAGCTTTGAAAAGACCACTTTCCCGGCCAGTGGCGAGCTGTTCAACAAGTTGACCACCCACGGGCAGAGCCCCAAGGCGCTGATGATTTCCTGCGCGGACTCGCGCATTGTGCCCGAACAGATCCTTCAGGCCCAGCCCGGCGACCTCTTTGTCTGCCGCAACGCGGGCAATATGGTGCCCAGCTACGGCACCCAGCTTGGCGGCGTCTCGGCAACGGTCGAATATGCGGTGATGGCGCTGGGCGTGCGCGACATCATCGTGTGCGGTCATTCCGACTGCGGCGCGATGAAGGCGCTGTCCAACCCTGTCGGCCTTGAGCGCATGCCCAATGTAAAGGCATGGCTGGATCATGGCGCGGCGGCCGAACATATCGTCTCGACCTGCAGGGGCCATCTGGAGGACAAGGAGCGCGTCCGCGCGATCACGCTGGAAAACATCATCGCCCAGATCGCCCATCTGCGCACCCACCCTTCGGTGGCCTCGGCCATCGCGCGCGGCGAAATGGCGCTGCATGGCTGGTTCGTGGATATCCATGCGGGCCAGGTGCTGGGCCTTGACGGCGACACCGGCCATTTCGTGCCGATGCGCGAGGACGCCCCCCTGCCCATCGCCATGCCTGCCTCGCGCCGGATCGCCGATGAAACCCCGATTGCGGAGGCGGCTGAATGA
- a CDS encoding ATP-binding protein, producing the protein MKWLHALGLPARMLAILAVVMLVDIGANAILFERANEFALEAEEADSLADDLVVAARLINDTPSARRENLAKELSRPGLKLVWKPQGGERPLAALDLGTMQQQLIAYQPQLNQYRLQLHLAPLHARHEVDGSMVLGDNSLITFHSEARDIFVLRASYLLRIILPTLLLVPLAWFLVFASLRPLRRLVRASRHVGTPHARPIEMDGPAEVRELISAFNAMQRRIDDLLDANTQTMLAIGHDMRTPLARMQLRLDGVPMDADERDALDGDLSEMRDLLASLQDFVALDEPGPAKEPVDLAAMAQTLVDGAQDRGYPAEYEGPDRLIVMARAVSLRRAMSNLIENALHYGGNVMVRVEIEKAGVTLAVEDDGPGIPEEHLGKVLQPFIRLDSARARNTAGMGLGLPIVVRVLRSEGAELILSNKPEGGLRALIRLPQPPM; encoded by the coding sequence TTGAAATGGCTGCACGCCCTTGGCCTGCCCGCGCGGATGCTGGCCATCCTCGCGGTGGTCATGCTGGTGGATATCGGCGCCAATGCGATCCTGTTCGAACGGGCCAATGAATTCGCGCTCGAGGCCGAGGAGGCCGACAGTCTGGCCGATGATCTGGTCGTTGCCGCGCGCCTGATCAACGACACGCCCTCAGCGCGGCGCGAAAATCTCGCCAAGGAATTGAGCCGTCCGGGGCTGAAGCTGGTGTGGAAACCGCAAGGGGGCGAGCGCCCGCTGGCCGCGCTTGACCTCGGCACGATGCAACAGCAGTTGATCGCCTATCAGCCGCAGTTGAACCAGTATCGCCTGCAACTGCATCTGGCCCCGCTGCATGCCCGGCATGAGGTGGATGGCTCGATGGTGCTGGGCGACAATTCGCTGATCACGTTCCACAGCGAGGCGCGCGACATCTTTGTCCTGCGCGCCAGCTATCTGCTGCGCATCATCCTGCCCACGCTGCTGCTGGTGCCGCTGGCGTGGTTTCTGGTCTTTGCCTCGCTGCGGCCCCTGCGGCGGCTGGTGCGGGCCAGTCGGCATGTCGGCACGCCCCATGCCCGCCCGATCGAGATGGACGGCCCGGCCGAAGTGCGCGAACTGATCAGCGCGTTCAACGCCATGCAGCGGCGGATCGATGACCTGCTCGATGCCAATACCCAGACCATGCTGGCCATCGGCCATGACATGCGCACGCCGCTGGCGCGGATGCAATTGCGGCTGGACGGGGTGCCGATGGATGCCGATGAGCGCGACGCGCTGGACGGCGATCTGTCGGAAATGCGCGATCTTCTGGCCTCGCTTCAGGATTTCGTTGCGCTGGACGAACCGGGCCCCGCCAAAGAGCCGGTGGACCTTGCCGCGATGGCGCAAACGCTGGTCGATGGGGCGCAGGATCGCGGCTATCCGGCCGAGTATGAGGGGCCGGACCGTTTGATCGTGATGGCGCGGGCGGTGTCGCTGCGCCGGGCCATGTCGAACCTGATCGAGAATGCGCTGCATTACGGCGGCAATGTCATGGTGCGCGTCGAGATCGAAAAGGCCGGCGTCACGCTGGCGGTCGAGGATGACGGCCCCGGCATTCCCGAGGAACATCTGGGCAAGGTGTTGCAACCCTTCATCCGGCTGGACAGCGCGCGGGCGCGCAACACGGCGGGCATGGGGCTGGGCCTGCCCATCGTGGTGCGGGTTCTGCGCAGCGAGGGGGCCGAACTGATCCTGTCGAACAAACCCGAAGGGGGCCTGCGCGCGCTCATCCGCCTGCCCCAGCCGCCGATGTAA
- a CDS encoding SulP family inorganic anion transporter, translating to MNQTAQKSGIGAFLARDFTASIVVFLVAMPLCMGIAIASGVPPEKGLVTGLIGGIVVGALAGSPLQVSGPAAGLAVIVFEFVRDHGLSALGPMLVLAGAIQLVAGVAKLGGLFRSISPAVVHGMLAGIGALIVLGQFHILFDAKPMSNGLANLAAIPGRVLGLSPDIRSTEMALGLGLTTILVMLGWEKWRPKKLALVPGALLGVGAATIIAAAFGLNVTRIAVPESLAAAFGTPGAGFFAPLGNTAVITAAIAIAFIASAETLLSAAAVDRMHDGVRTDYNKELRAQGIGNMLCGAVGALPMTGVIVRSSANVQAGAMTRLSAILHGVWILAFVALLPWLLREVPMAALGGVLVVTGWRLVSLKHVTHLFHNYGVIPAAIWVVTFALVVGKDLLTGVIAGLLLSLVELIPLAKGLRLGVEEKHTDDGHHVALQGSVTFLSLTKLTNRLESVPADRPVHLDLKDVHGIDHTTAEMLGEWIARRRRGGAAVRLSGPDPILNTLAA from the coding sequence ATGAACCAGACGGCGCAAAAGAGCGGGATCGGCGCGTTTCTCGCGCGCGACTTCACCGCCTCCATAGTCGTCTTTCTGGTGGCGATGCCTCTTTGCATGGGCATCGCCATCGCCTCTGGTGTGCCGCCCGAAAAGGGCCTGGTAACGGGCTTGATCGGCGGCATTGTCGTGGGCGCGCTGGCCGGCTCGCCCTTGCAGGTGTCGGGCCCGGCGGCGGGTCTGGCGGTGATCGTGTTCGAATTCGTGCGCGATCACGGGCTCTCGGCGCTGGGGCCGATGCTGGTGCTGGCGGGCGCGATTCAGCTGGTGGCGGGCGTTGCCAAACTGGGCGGCCTGTTCCGCTCGATCAGCCCGGCGGTGGTCCATGGCATGCTGGCGGGCATCGGCGCGCTCATCGTGTTGGGCCAGTTCCACATTCTGTTCGACGCCAAGCCGATGTCGAACGGGCTGGCCAATCTGGCGGCCATTCCCGGGCGCGTGCTGGGTCTTTCGCCCGACATTCGCTCGACCGAAATGGCGCTGGGCCTTGGCCTGACCACGATTCTGGTCATGCTGGGCTGGGAAAAGTGGCGGCCCAAGAAGCTGGCACTGGTGCCGGGCGCGCTGCTGGGCGTGGGCGCGGCCACGATCATCGCGGCTGCCTTCGGCCTCAACGTCACGCGCATCGCGGTGCCTGAATCGCTGGCCGCCGCCTTTGGCACGCCGGGCGCGGGCTTCTTTGCCCCGCTGGGCAATACGGCGGTGATTACGGCGGCCATCGCCATCGCCTTTATCGCCAGCGCCGAAACGCTGCTTTCCGCAGCGGCAGTGGACCGTATGCATGATGGCGTGCGCACCGACTACAACAAGGAACTGCGCGCGCAGGGCATCGGCAACATGCTGTGCGGCGCGGTGGGCGCTTTGCCGATGACGGGCGTGATCGTGCGTTCCTCGGCCAATGTTCAGGCGGGCGCGATGACGCGGCTCTCGGCCATCCTGCATGGCGTGTGGATTCTGGCCTTTGTCGCGCTGCTGCCCTGGCTGCTGCGCGAAGTGCCGATGGCGGCGCTGGGCGGCGTGCTGGTCGTCACGGGCTGGCGTCTGGTCAGCCTCAAGCATGTCACGCATCTGTTCCACAATTATGGCGTGATCCCGGCGGCGATCTGGGTCGTCACCTTTGCGCTGGTGGTGGGCAAGGATCTGCTGACGGGCGTGATCGCGGGCCTGCTGCTCTCGCTGGTGGAGCTGATCCCGCTGGCCAAGGGGCTGCGGCTGGGCGTGGAGGAAAAGCATACCGATGACGGGCATCATGTCGCCCTTCAGGGTTCGGTCACCTTCCTCAGCCTGACCAAGCTGACCAACCGTCTGGAAAGCGTGCCTGCCGACCGACCGGTCCATCTGGACCTGAAGGATGTGCATGGCATCGACCACACGACGGCCGAAATGCTGGGCGAATGGATCGCGCGGCGGCGGCGCGGCGGGGCTGCGGTGCGGTTGAGCGGGCCGGACCC